One stretch of Punica granatum isolate Tunisia-2019 chromosome 5, ASM765513v2, whole genome shotgun sequence DNA includes these proteins:
- the LOC116206777 gene encoding UPF0481 protein At3g47200-like codes for MVIVSAKELLSSYLITLKLRETFGANLPKTSTSTSTDSAGLLLDQQPHHHQPQDLSLRNQHQDPASTSVHVVIPNDKAEIKPIEEGRPDERTPSRGKPVWIISIRDSLNQARQDDAARSWSKVWIYRIPHYLRDGEDRAYIPQIVSLGPYHHGRKRFGQMDRHKWRALHRVLRRTRHNIKLYLDAVNELEEKARACYDGQIALSRNKFTEMMVLYGCFILELFRGVEEGFEKLGYPSNDPVFSMTGSMHRIQRDMIMLENQIPMFILDRLLVIQLGDRYQKRWVEKLALGFLDPLNPTDESLTQSDRNKLQSSRSMKTFDPFSDCQSELHCLELFRRSLLSSCPKHVPRNGTKPRSNKNWVADKRRQQLIHCVTELREAGIKFRMRKTDRFWDIEFKNGVLHIPRILIHHGTQPLFLNLIAFEQSHFGCSNEVTTYAVFMDNLINSPEDVGYLHNCGIIEPWLGSNAEVADLFNRLCQEVVFDISDSYLSTLFAEVNQYYGHPWNAWRASLKHKHFSNPWAIISLIAAVVLLLLTGAQTFYGVYGYYRPASS; via the exons ATGGTTATTGTGTCCGCCAAAGAGCTGTTGAGTTCGTATTTGATCACTCTCAAGCTTAGGGAGACTTTTGGGGCCAATCTCCCCAAGACATCAACTTCCACTTCCACTGATTCTGCAGGCTTATTATTGGACCAACAGCCACACCACCACCAACCTCAGGACCTGTCCCTGAGGAACCAACACCAGGATCCAGCCAGCACCTCCGTCCACGTCGTGATCCCGAATGACAAGGCCGAGATCAAACCAATCGAGGAGGGCAGGCCAGATGAGAGGACACCCAGCCGGGGAAAGCCTGTCTGGATTATCTCCATCAGGGACAGTCTCAATCAGGCCCGGCAGGATGACGCTGCGCGCTCGTGGTCCAAGGTCTGGATATACAGGATCCCGCATTACCTTAGAGATGGAGAGGACAGGGCCTACATCCCGCAGATTGTCTCCCTCGGGCCGTATCACCATGGCAGGAAGCGGTTCGGCCAGATGGACAGACACAAGTGGCGGGCACTCCACCGCGTCCTCAGGCGGACCCGCCACAACATTAAACTCTACCTCGATGCTGTCAATGAGCTCGAGGAGAAGGCGCGAGCCTGCTACGATGGGCAGATTGCGCTGAGCAGAAATAAGTTCACGGAGATGATGGTTCTTTACGGGTGCTTCATCCTAGAGTTGTTCCGCGGAGTGGAAGAGGGGTTCGAGAAGCTAGGATACCCGAGCAATGATCCCGTTTTCTCGATGACGGGGTCGATGCACAGGATCCAGCGGGACATGATCATGCTCGAGAATCAGATCCCGATGTTTATCCTCGACCGGCTTCTTGTGATTCAGCTGGGGGACCGGTACCAGAAGAGGTGGGTGGAAAAGCTTGCATTGGGGTTCTTGGACCCCTTGAATCCCACAGATGAGTCATTGACACAGAGTGACCGCAACAAATTACAGTCTTCCAG GTCCATGAAAACCTTTGATCCGTTTTCGGACTGTCAAAGCGAGCTTCACTGCCTCGAGCTGTTCAGGAGGAGCCTCCTCAGTTCTTGCCCAAAGCATGTCCCTAGGAACGGGACCAAGCCCAGGTCCAACAAGAACTGGGTCGCAGACAAGAGAAGGCAGCAGCTCATACATTGTGTGACGGAGCTAAGAGAGGCTGGGATCAAGTTCAGGATGCGGAAGACCGACCGTTTCTGGGACATTGAATTCAAGAACGGTGTCCTCCATATCCCGAGGATCCTGATCCATCACGGAACCCAACCACTTTTCCTCAACCTCATCGCATTTGAGCAGTCCCACTTCGGCTGCTCCAACGAAGTGACCACCTACGCGGTCTTCATGGACAATCTCATAAACTCCCCCGAGGATGTCGGATACTTGCACAACTGTGGAATCATTGAGCCCTGGCTTGGGAGCAATGCAGAGGTGGCAGACCTATTCAACCGACTCTGTCAGGAGGTCGTTTTTGACATCAGTGACAGTTACCTCTCGACCCTGTTCGCGGAGGTGAACCAGTACTATGGTCATCCGTGGAACGCGTGGAGGGCGAGCCTCAAGCACAAGCACTTCAGCAATCCTTGGGCTATAATCTCCCTTATAGCAGCTGTGGTTCTCCTGTTGCTCACCGGAGCTCAGACCTTCTATGGGGTTTACGGCTATTACAGGCCAGCATCTTCTTGA
- the LOC116207002 gene encoding cysteine proteinase COT44-like, with amino-acid sequence MDYAFQFIIDNGGIDTEDYPYKGVDGECNASGVNAKVVTIDGYEDVPPFDERALKKAVAHQPVSVAIEAGGREFQLYESGVFSGECGTALDHGVIAVGYGTEHGKEYWLVRNSWGTGWGENGYIKMERNVVENFFWKRGIAMEASYPIKTSPNPKKSSEGYYSSA; translated from the exons ATGGACTATGCCTTCCAGTTCATCATCGACAATGGCGGGATTGACACGGAGGACTACCCTTACAAGGGTGTTGATGGGGAATGCAACGCTTCGGGG GTGAATGCTAAGGTCGTGACCATTGACGGGTACGAGGATGTTCCTCCTTTTGATGAGAGGGCACTGAAGAAGGCCGTCGCCCATCAGCCCGTGAGTGTTGCAATTGAAGCCGGTGGCAGGGAATTCCAACTCTACGAGTCG GGTGTTTTCTCCGGAGAGTGTGGAACTGCACTGGACCACGGGGTGATCGCAGTCGGGTATGGAACAGAGCACGGGAAGGAATACTGGCTCGTGAGGAACTCATGGGGCACGGGCTGGGGCGAGAACGGGTACATCAAGATGGAGAGGAACGTGGTCGAGAACTTCTTCTGGAAGCGTGGGATTGCGATGGAGGCATCGTACCCCATTAAGACCAGCCCCAACCCGAAGAAATCCAGCGAAGGTTACTACAGCAGCGCTTGA
- the LOC116209166 gene encoding UPF0481 protein At3g47200-like, with amino-acid sequence MVAVYNKDSWYLITLKLRETLEANLPKTSTSTASADLLLDQQPHHQQPQHLPLRNQHQDPASTSLRVVILNDEAEIKPIEEGRPDEKTPSRGEPDWVISIRDRLDQARQDDAACPWSKLSIYRIPHYLKDGEDKAYVPQIVSLGPYHHGRKRLRQMDRHKWRALHRVLRRTRHDITLYLDAVKELEEKARPCYEGQIALSSNEFVEMMALDGCFILELFRGVAEGFKQLGYPRNDPVFSMRGSMHTIQRDMIMLENQIPMFILDRLLGIQLGDPDLKGLVAKLALRFFDPLMPTDEPLTQSDRNKLESLGHMTTFDPLSDYQSGLHCLEVFRRSLLNLGPKPVPGNWIKRWSNTNRVADKRRQQLIHCVTELREAGIKVRKQKTDRFWDIKFKNGVLRIPRLLIHDGTRSLFLNLIAFEQSHFDCSNEVTSYVVFMDNLVNSPEDVGYLHYCGIIEHWLGSDAEVADLFNRLCKEVVFDINDSYLSTLSVEVNRYYDHRWNTWRVSLKHNYFSNPWAIISLIAAVVLLLLTLAQTFYGV; translated from the exons ATGGTTGCTGTGTACAACAAAGACAGTTGGTATTTGATCACTCTTAAGCTTAGGGAAACTTTGGAGGCCAATCTCCCCAAGACATCAACTTCCACTGCCTCTGCAGACTTATTATTGGACCAACAGCCACACCACCAACAACCTCAGCACCTGCCCCTGAGGAACCAACACCAGGATCCAGCCAGCACCTCCCTCCGCGTCGTGATCCTGAATGACGAGGCTGAGATCAAACCAATCGAGGAGGGCAGGCCAGATGAGAAGACACCCAGCCGGGGCGAGCCTGACTGGGTTATCTCCATCAGGGACAGGCTCGACCAGGCCCGGCAGGATGACGCTGCGTGCCCATGGTCCAAGCTCTCGATATACCGGATCCCGCATTACCTTAAAGATGGAGAGGACAAGGCCTACGTCCCGCAGATTGTCTCCCTCGGGCCGTATCACCACGGCAGGAAGCGGCTCCGCCAGATGGACAGACACAAGTGGCGGGCACTCCACCGCGTCCTCAGGCGGACCCGCCACGACATTACCCTCTACCTCGATGCTGTCAAGGAGCTCGAGGAGAAGGCCCGGCCCTGCTACGAGGGGCAGATTGCGCTGAGCAGCAATGAGTTCGTGGAGATGATGGCTCTTGACGGGTGCTTCATCCTAGAGTTGTTCCGCGGAGTGGCGGAGGGGTTCAAGCAGCTAGGATACCCGAGGAATGATCCCGTTTTCTCGATGAGGGGGTCGATGCACACGATCCAGCGAGACATGATCATGCTCGAGAATCAGATCCCGATGTTTATCCTCGACCGGCTTCTTGGGATTCAGCTGGGGGACCCGGACCTTAAGGGGTTGGTGGCAAAGCTTGCATTGAGGTTCTTCGACCCCTTGATGCCCACAGATGAGCCATTGACACAGAGTGACCGCAACAAATTAGAGTCCCTCGG GCACATGACAACCTTTGATCCGTTATCGGACTATCAGAGCGGGCTTCACTGCCTCGAGGTGTTCAGGAGGAGCCTCCTCAATTTGGGCCCGAAGCCTGTCCCTGGGAACTGGATCAAGCGCTGGTCGAACACGAACCGGGTCGCAGACAAGAGAAGGCAGCAGCTCATACATTGTGTGACGGAGCTAAGAGAGGCTGGGATCAAGGTCAGGAAGCAGAAGACCGACCGGTTCTGGGACATCAAATTCAAGAACGGTGTCCTCCGTATCCCGAGGCTCCTGATCCATGACGGAACCCGATCACTTTTCCTCAACCTCATCGCATTTGAGCAGTCCCACTTCGACTGCTCCAACGAAGTGACCTCCTACGTGGTCTTCATGGACAATCTCGTAAACTCCCCCGAGGATGTCGGATACTTGCACTACTGTGGAATCATTGAGCACTGGCTTGGAAGCGACGCAGAGGTGGCAGACTTATTCAACCGGCTCTGTAAGGAGGTCGTTTTTGACATCAATGACAGTTACCTCTCGACCCTGTCCGTGGAGGTGAACCGATACTATGACCATCGGTGGAACACCTGGAGGGTGAGCCTCAAGCACAACTACTTCAGCAATCCTTGGGCTATAATCTCCCTTATAGCAGCTGTGGTTCTCCTGCTGCTCACCTTAGCTCAGACCTTCTATGGGGTTTAA
- the LOC116209168 gene encoding protein RER1A-like, translating to METTTGATTVTPAEGLSPDSVSSPLSRLTFAVSQRYRHLLDKSVPHVLYRWIGLFVLAFIYFLRVHLVEGFYIVTYAIGIYVLNLLIGFLSPQVDPEMQDLMDGPSLPTRGSDEFRPFVRRLPEFKFWLSMTYVFLIGFVCTFFSVFDVPVFWPILLFYWVVLFSVTMRRQITLMVKYKYVPFTFGKRTYGKKPSSTDTTSSQPRD from the exons ATGGAGACCACCACCGGCGCAACAACCGTCACCCCGGCGGAGGGCCTCTCCCCCGACTCCGTGTCCTCCCCTCTGTCACGGCTGACCTTCGCCGTGTCGCAGCGCTACCGGCACCTCCTGGACAAGTCGGTCCCCCACGTGCTGTACCGCTGGATCGGCCTCTTCGTGCTCGCCTTCATCTACTTCCTCCGCGTCCACCTCGTCGAAGGGTTCTACATCGTGACCTACGCCATCGGGATCTACGTGCTGAACCTCCTGATTGGGTTCCTGTCCCCTCAGGTCGATCCGGAGATGCAAGACCTCATGGACGGCCCCAGCCTCCCTACCCGCGGATCCGACGAGTTCCGGCCCTTCGTCCGCCGCCTCCCGGAGTTCAAGTTCTG GTTATCCATGACTTATGTCTTCTTGATCGGCTTCGTGTGTACCTTCTTCTCCGTGTTCGACGTGCCTGTATTTTGGCCGATTCTTCTCTTTTACTGGGTGGTGTTGTTTTCTGTGACTATGAGGAGACAGATTACGCTCATGGTCAAATACAAATACGTCCCATTCACCTTTGGGAAACGG ACGTACGGGAAGAAACCTTCTTCAACTGATACCACCTCCTCTCAACCTAGGGATTAA